DNA sequence from the Fusobacterium sp. SYSU M8D902 genome:
AAGTGGATTAAAAATTGCCAACTTTGTTTTTTCAAATATAAATTTTCCTATCTCAAAAGCAATTAGACTGATTATCACTCCAAATAATGGATTACCTACTATCTCCTGCATTATCTCTTCTCTCCTCTCTCTATTAAATACTGTACTGTAATTCCTGTTATTACCATTGTTATCACTGTTGTAAATACTACTAAAAATATTATTTTCAAAAATCCTGTTTTAAGTAAATATATATTTTCTAATAGACTTACTGCTGGAGGAAGAAAGAATATTGTCATATTCAAGAGCAAAAAATTCCCAGCTTTCTCTATATGTGTAAGTTTTAAAAACTTGAAATGAAGTAGTAAAAATAGAAGTAACATTCCACTTATAGTTCCTGGAATTGGTAGGTGTAATACTTCTGACAAAACAACACCTATGTAATTTACAATAAAAATCAGTAAAAATTCTCTTAACATCCTTTGCTCCTTAATATTATTAAAAAATTTAAAGGAGAAAATTTTACCTAAAGTAAAATATTCTCCTTTTTAACTATCTTTATTCTATTCAGTTAATAAATAGTAAATCTAGTCTCTTGGTTTCATTTGAGGGAAATATAATACATCTCTTATAGACTCAGAGTTAGTTAATAACATGATAAGTCTATCTATTCCTATTCCCATTCCTCCTGTAGGTGGTAATCCATACTCTAATGCCTCTACGAAGTCATCATCAATTACTGGAGTTGCCTCGTCATTTCCTCTTTCAGCTTCTTCCACTTGAGCTTCAAATCTTCCTCTTTGGTCTGCTGGATCTTGTAACTCAGAGAAAGCATTAGCATACTCTCTAGCATCTATAAATAACTCAAATCTATCTGTAAATCTTGGATCCTCTTCATTTCTCTTAGCAAGAGGTGAGATCTCTACTGGGTGTCCAAAAACAAAAGTAGGTTGTACTATTGTCTCTTCGCACTTCTCCTCAAAGAATTGGTTAATTATGTGTCCTACAGTATTCATGTGATCAGGTACTTCTACATGATGTTGTTTTGCAAGAGCTTTTGCTTCTTCAAATGTTATATTTTTATCCCAGAAGTCAACTCCTGTTACCTCTTTTACTAAATCTACCATATGAACTCTTTTAAAGTTCTCTAATACAATCTCTTTTCCATTGTAAGTGATAGTTGAAGTTCCTAAAACCTCTTTAGCTAATGTGCTTATGATCTCTTCAGCTAAGTCCATCATATCTCTGTAATCAGCATATGATTGGTACATCTCTATCATTGTAAACTCTGGATTGTGTCTTGTACTCATACCTTCATTTCTGAAGTTTCTTCCTAATTCATACACTTTTTCCATTCCACCAACAATTAATCTCTTTAGATATAATTCTGGGGCAATTCTCATGTATAAATCTACATCTAATGTATTGTGATGTGTTATAAATGGTCTTGCTGCTGCTCCTCCTAAAATAGGGTGCATCAATGGAGTTTCTACTTCTAAGAAACCTTTACCATCTAATATTCTTCTAATTCCTGATATAATTTTTGTTCTTTTTATAAATGTATCTCTTACATCTTTATTCATTATAAGGTCTACATATCTTTTTCTATATCTAGTCTCTATATCTGTAAGTCCGTGAAATTTCTCAGGTAATGCTCTAATATTTTTACATAATAGAGTTACAACACTAGCTCTTATAGTTAACTCCCCAGTTGAAGTAAGGAAAAGTCTTCCCTCTACCCCTATGATATCTCCTACACCTATCTTTTTAACAAGCTCGTAGTTTTTCTCTCCTAACTCATCTTGTCTTAAGTAAGCTTGTATTCTTCCACTTATATCCTCTATATGAACAAAAGCTGTCTTACCTTTTCCTCTATATGCCATTATTCTTCCAGCAGTTTTGAATGTTAATTCCTCTTCTGGAGTATGAGTTAAAATCTCCCCTATCATATTTTTCTTATCGAACTTCTCTCCGAATGGCTTTATCCCCATCTCTTTTAACTCTTCGACTCTTTTCCATTTTTCCATGACAAGACTGTCACTGGCGATCCTATCAAAATATCTCTCCATAGGTACTCTCTCCTTCTATTTAAGTTGTTTAATATGCTTATTTTGTTGGATATTGCTGCATCTGCTGTAAAAGATATAGACTAGCTTTTACACTCCAAGATGAGTTCTTGTAATTCTGTCTTATATATGTTAGATAGTTTACAGCTTGCTCCTTATCTCCAAGTTTATCATACACTATTCCTATATTATAATATATTTCTGCTTTTTTTTCATCATTTTTTTCTAAATTTAGAGATTTTTTGAAATAATTTACAGCTTCTGAATAGTTACCTGTTTTAAAATAGCTCTCTCCCATATAGAAATATATATCTTTTTGTTCAATATACTCCCTATTTAATCCTAAAGCTTTCTCAAAATAAATAATAGCCTCTACATAATTATCTTTATTAAATTTTTTCTTTCCATCTTCAAAAAAAGTTAAATATTGAGTATAATTCTGTGCCTCTAGATCAACAGGTGCATTTTCTTCAACTTTAGTATCCTTTATTTCAGGATTTAGAGTACCCATATCAACAGGATTCTCTCCACCATTATTTAAATAACTAGCTCCCTTTATAGGATTTCCATTTTTTATATACCAATTTCCTATAAAATTTCCCATTGTCTCATCTGGAGTAGTTTCATACATCTTCTCTAAAAAGATTATCTCTTCCTGTGTATTTTTATTCTTGTTCATAATTAATCCAGCTATCTCTTGGTTTAAATTTGTTGCTGATCTCTTATACTCAAGTAGAGCTGAACTTATTATAAAGTTTTTATCTTGGATCATCTTCAATGAGTTAACTATATTTAATTTGTCATACTCATCTAACTTTGTGTATCTCTGTAAGAAATCTATCTCATCTTTAATAATCTTAGCATTTCCATCTTTTCCTGCCAATTCAATCAGCATAAAAGAGATCTCCTTATCTCTAAAACTATTAGGGAATGCTATTCTGTGTACAGCTACACTATCACTTAATCCCTTTAAATTTCCTGTTTTATACTCTTGTAAAATAACCTCATAGTTATTCTGCTCTGTAAACTCATATTTTAATTTATTTTGAATAGCTATCTTTCTACTAAATGAACCTCCAGAATAGATATTTACCTCATAATTTCCCTGATATATCCCTCTGAAAAATAGTTTTCCATCTTTTATCTCCATCTCATATGATGCACCCAATGGTGAATAAAGAACGTTATAACTATCCTCACCTATTCCCAAAGGTATAGAGACATAATCCCCTACATATACTTCATAATTATTTCTATATGTGGAATTGTACTCTCTTACATAACCTCTCTTTAGACTTGTTGATATATCACTTAATATTCCTGAAGGTGCTGAACTATTTAATATGATACTCTGTGCTTTTAGTTCACCTACATTATTCCATGGTTTTTCTATACTGCTCTCTGATAAACTTCCCTTTAGGTTATCTAAATTAGTACAACTGCTTAAAAGTAGTACTAAACTTAGAAAAATATAGTTTTTCATATCTCCTCCATTAGTAACTCTTTATTCCTATAGTTATTCTATTTAACTCTTCGTTACCCTCAAAGATCTTATAAGAAAATTCTACAATAGAGTTCATCTCATCTACTTCTATCTTCTCCCCTTGTATCTTAAATAGCTTTCTCATCTCTTTAGTAACATAGTTAAATTCTGTCACTCTATCTAGATCCACATCTATAATAGCAGATACCTCTCCTTTTCTAGATATGATAACTCTTCTTGGACTTACTATTAACTCACACTCTCCCAATCTACTGTTATATCTATATATCAGTTGCCCATTCTCTTGAGATAGAGTTCCCTCAACCTTTTCAAAACTCTTTTCTCCATAACTATCTGTATTCTTTATAATAAATCTACTCATTAATAATATTCCTCTTCATCATCTTCATAATAATCTTCATTGTCGTATCTATCCCCGTACTCTTCATCTTCTCTATCATAGTACTCATCATCTTCATAGTCTCCAATATCCTCACCATCAAGATACTCATTTTGCCAGAACTCTATTACTTCCATAGCATCTGAGTCCTCCATAAGATAGATCTCCTCCTCATCTTCATCATAATCAAATACATGAAGCTCTCCATCATAATCCTCTGCTATGATATACTCCTTATCTCTCATTGATATATTTTCAACTACGCTTAATTCAAACTCCTCATCATCTATATTGTAATAAAAAGTTTCTCCCTGTGAATACATAATTATTCCTCCCTTTATTTATGATATTTTCCATTATTTATTATACTAAACCATCTATATATCTGCTCAGTAAGTATCAATCTCATCAACTGATGAGGAAATGTCATCTTTGAAAAGCTAAGTCTCATTTGACTAGCCTCTCTCACTCTTTGTGACACTCCATAAGAACCACCTATTACAAAATTTATTGTACTATCTCCTTTTACAGTTATCCTCTCTATCTCCTGTGCCATCTCCTCAGATGAGTAATTCTTTCCTTGAATATCAAGCAGTATATTGTATCCACCTAATTTTTCTAAGCTCCTTAATATATCTTCAGATTCCTTCTCTATCGACATATTTCTGTTGCTATCATTCCCATCCTCTTTCAATTCTACTATCTTCATTTTAGCAAAAGATTGCATTCTTTTCAAGAACTCATTTATTCCCTCAATTATATATTTATCCTTTACCTTACCTATACAAACGATATTAATATTCAAACCTACTCTCCTTATTTCCTTTTAAAAAGTTTTTCTAGATCATCTCTTGTTATCTTTATAATTATTGGTCTTCCATGAGGACAGGTGTATTCCCCTATCTCATGCAACTCTCTTATTATCTTCTCCATCTCTGAAATCTCCAATTTCTCATTGGCTTTAATAGCTCCTCTACAAGACATTGAGATCAAAATGCTCTCTCTTATATCTAGATTTCTATTCTCCTTAATATTTTTTAAAATATTTCTAAATATATTCTCAATACTATCTCTCAGATCAATTATTGGTATTGCTCTTATCAAAATCTCATTATCTGAAAATCTATCTATCTCAAATCCTGCCTTTAAAAAATTCTCACTATTTTCAAAGATTATCTCTTTCTCTCTTGGATCAACTAAAACCCTTACTGGAACAAGTAGTTGTTGCATACTAATCTCTGTCCCATAATACTGTTTTTTTAATTTTTCATACAGGATTCTCTCATGTACAATGTGTTGATCATAGATCTCAAAAACACCATCTCTCTCCACTAAAATAAAGGTGTCAAAAACCTGCCCCATAACTTTAAAGTTTATCTCTCTCTTCTCCGGTTTTTTCTCATCTTTTTCAATTTTAGGCAGTTTTTCCTCAGTTTTCTCAATTTTTTCATATTTAACTGGAGGTTCTTTTACACTTTCTACTACTTCTTCAGGCTCTTCTCTCTCCTCTACTGGATAGCTAATCTCCTCTTTTTCTACCACTATTTTCTCTTCTACTGGTATCTCAAGAATTTTCTGTGGCTCTGCCTTCATTGGAGTAAATCTCTCAAACTCTGAAAAATCAAGATATTTTTTCTCATCTTTTTCAATTTTCTCCTCTAAAGTAGGCGATACAAACTCATCATCTCTTTCAAAACTTTTTTCAATCTCATTTAGAACATATCTATATATTCTATCCTCATCATCAAATTTTACCACTTTTTTGGAAGGATGTACATTCACATCTACATTTTTAGGATCTACCTCTAAAAATACTATTGCAAATGGATATTTTCCCTTCATCAACTTTGTATAGTATCCGTCTATTACTGCTGTCTCTATTATCTTAGACTTCACCATTCTATTATTGACAAATGTAAATATAGAGTCCTTACTACTTCTGTACAAAGCTCCATTTCCCAAGTATCCCAATGGAAATTTTTTTACATTTTTCAAAACATTTCTTCCAAATATCTCAACAATAGCATTATCTATCCCATTTCCAGAAGTTTTTATACTCTCCTTTCCATCAATTATCAAAGATATAGCCACTTCTGGATTAGATAGTGCCTCTTGGATTATGATATCCTTGATATTTAGATATTCAGTTGTTGGTTTTCTTAAAAATTTTAATCTAGCTGGAGTATTGAAAAAAAGTTCCTTTATCTCAATAGTGGTTCCCCTATTTTTCTGTATATTCTTTAAGCTCGTTACCTTTCCACCCAATACTGTTATCTGACTTCCCAACTCATCAGCCTCTGTTTTAGAAGAGAGTGTCAATCTTGATACAGCACTAATAGAGGAGAGTGCTTCACCTCTAAATCCATAGGTATAAAGGTTGTAAAGATCCTCTTTCTCCTTTATCTTGCTTGTTGCATGTCTCTCTATTGAAAGTAGAAGATCCTCCTGTGACATTCCTACTCCATCATCAGTGATTGTAACATCTCTACCACCATTTTTTATCTCTATCTTTATACTCTTACTCTCTGCATCTAAAGAGTTTTCCAACAGTTCTTTTATCATACTAGCTGGATTTTCTACTACCTCTCCAGCTGCTATTATATTTGATACAGACTCATCTAATATCTTTATTTTTCCCAAAATTTCACCTCCTATAAAATATAAATGTTCAATTTAATTATCTTATAATTTATAAATAATTTCAAGGTTTTTTTAGAAAATAGATTGCCATTTTTTTGTTATTTTGAGATAATTATATAAGAAAGTATATTGTCGAGGTGTATTATGAAAAGAATTTTTACTCTATTTATTTTTTTAACTCTGTTTATAAATAGTTTTTCACAATCTAATGATGACTACACTCTTTTCCTCAATGGAAAAGATGCCTATTACAATAAAAACTTCAATGAGGCAAAACTCAATTTTGAAGCACTTTTAAAAAGCTTTTCTAAATCTGATATATTTGATAACAACTACCCATATTTCTACATTGGTATGAACTACTATCAATTGAAAGACTATGAAAAATCTGCATATTTTTTAGAGAAAGTAGTTTCTACTCCAGAAATATTTATCAGTGAAAACTTCAAAGTAGAGAATATTCACTTTTTAGCAGAAAGAAACTTTACCCTTGGAGATTCACTATTCAAAATTGGAAATATTGAAAAGGGAACTCTCTATCTAAAAATGATTGATTCAGATGTATATTACCCTTTTGTAGCTTACTATGAGAAAGAAGCTCTAACTATTCTAAGTAAAATCTCTATTAAAGATGAATATAAATTAAGATTAAAATTTAATTATGATTTTTCAGTTGTGGATAATTTTACAACTGATGAGCTTTTAAAAATAGGAAACTATTTTCATTCTAAAAAAGAGTATGGATATGAGGAGCAACTCTATACTTTAATTTTAGAGAAAAATACTTTGACAGAAAAAGAGAGAGAAAGAGTTATGAGTTCATACCTCAAACTCCTATTAGACTCTGATTCTCAAGAGAAACTTCTAGCTATTACCAGTGAGAATGATTCTCAATTAAAGGATCTATACGATTTCTATAGAGGACTTACTTACTACAAAAATCGTGATTTCTCTAGAGCACTCTATCTCTTCTCAAATATAAAGAGTGGAGAGTATTTTTCAAAGGCAAATTTCTATATAGCTAGTATCTATTTTTCACTAGAGGATTATACTGAAGCTCTCAGTGCTTTGAAAAAAATTCAAAATAAAAATATAATCACTGACTCTATGGCAGCTATCTCATATTTTGCTTTGAAAGATACAAAAAATCTTAATCGTGCTATTGAAGCTATCAGTAAAAAATATCCAAACTCCTATGTTGGACTATATTTTAACAGTTTAAATAAAAATTACTCTGAAATATCTTTAAACTCACTAGCCAATCTTTTTAATTTTTCTACTAATATTATTAATAATTTTGAAACTCTTCCTAACAATTTTTTACAAGTTGGAGATATTGCAGAGGTTGAGCAGATTTCAAAAATATCAAAATTGAGAGATAGAGCTATCTTGAGAATAGCAGTGGAAAAAAGTAGTTTTATGGATAGTCACACTACCAAATCAGCTCTTGCCATCACAACCATATTGGAAAATGGTGAGTTTTATGAATTAGCTTTTAGAAACTCGAAAAAACATTTAGGAGAGTTTTCTAAATATAGAGGACTTATTAAATACAACTTTCCTCTTTATTACAGCAATATAATTGACAAGTATTCTAAAAAATACCAAGTTCCTCAAGAGCTTGTTTATACTATTATACATGAGATTACTGGTTTTAATCCCTATCATATCTCTGATGGATCTAAAATTGGTATTATGAATATACCTTATGAGGAAAATCCCACTATATTCTTTGATTATTTCAATGTGGATAGAAATATAGAAGAGGGAGTTAAGATCCTAAAAACATATCTAGATAAATATGAGGGAAATAACATCAAAGCTTTGATTGCCTATATCTATGGAGATGAGTATTTGAAGAGAATCTATTTTGATTATACTAATGATATTAACCTTGCCTCTATTATAGAGCCAGAGGAGAGATTCTTTCTTCAAAACCTTTTCATTACCTATATTTTTTATACAAGATTATACAATTTTTAACAAGGAGAGTAACTATGAGAAATACTAGATGGATATATAGAGATATGGAGTCAAACTCCAACTCTAAACTTAATATTGATAGAGATATTCTTAATTTATTAAACAGCAGAAACATAACTAAAGATGAGGAGATATATAGTTTTATAAATCCATCTTTAGATAATATACAATCTCCATCACTTCTAAAAGATGTGGATAAAGCTGTAGAGAGAATCATACAAGCTAAGGAAAGTGGTGAAGAGATCTGGATATATGGAGATTATGATGTAGATGGAATCACTTCTACTTCCCTTTGTTATCTTGCTCTAAGTGAACTAGATTTCATACCTAAATACTACATACCATTGAGAGATGAAGGGTATGGATTGAATAAAGATGCTATTAGATATATAGCTTCTCAAGGGGGTAAAATAATAATTACTGTTGACTGTGGAATCTCTTCACACTCAGAGATAGAACTAGCTAACTCTCTAGGAATTGATGTGATTATAACTGATCACCACGAAATCAACAACGGAAATCCACCAGCTTTTGCTGTTATAAATCCTAAAAGAATAGATAACGAATTTTCTTTCAAATCTCTAGCTGGAGTTGGTACTGCCTTTATGCTAATGCTTGCTCTTTTTGAAAAACTAGGAAAGAGAGAGGAGATCTTTAAATATCTAGATATTGTAGCTATTGGTACAGTAGCTGATATAGTTCCTCTGATGGAAGAGAATAGAGTATTTACAAAATTTGGTATGGAGAAACTTAAGAGAAGTCACTCATTAGGTATCAGTATGCTAATTAAGAAAATTTTTGAAGATTACAAAACTAGAAAATTTACAACCTATGATATTGGCTTTATAATCGCTCCTATATTCAATGCTGCTGGTAGATTAGAAGATGCCAAAAGAGCAGTGGAATTATTCATTGAAAAAGATCACAGAGTATGTAGCAAAATAATTGATGAGTTACTTACTAAGAATAGTGAGAGAAAAGAGATTCAAGAGCTAATTTTAGAAAAAGCTACACACAAGATAGAGAGCAAAAAACTCTTTGAAAATAGTGTGCTAGTAGTTGCAGAGGAAGGCTTTCATCATGGAGTTATAGGTATAGTTGCCTCAAAAATTTTAGATAGATACTATAAGCCTACCATCATTATGGAGATAAAAAAAGATGAGGGGATAGCTACTGCCTCTTGTAGAAGTATTGAGGGATTTAATATAATCGAAGCTCTTAACTCAATGAAAGAGCTCTTTGTAAAATATGGTGGTCATGCTGGAGCTGCTGGTTTTTCTATCGAAATTGATAAGATTGAGGAGTTCTCTAAGAGAATAAATGAATATGCTAAAAATACAATCTCTGAAACCTCTCTTATCAAACCTGTTAAGATAGATATATCTATCCCAGCCTATAAGATATCCTATGACTTTTTAGAGAAGATCTCTACTCTTGAACCATTTGGTTTTGGAAATCCATCACCACTATTTGTATTGAGAGATTGTGAGATATCTGGTATTAGAGCTATTGGAAAAGAGAAAAATCATATTATGCTCAATGTAAAAAAGGATAATATGGAGATTAAAAACTGTGTCTGGTTTAATAGTGAGGATATATTTAATGAGATCGTAACTCTTACAAAGGTCGATATAGCCTTTAAATTAAAATTGGAGGTATATAAAGATAGATACCAGTATAAGATGTATATTGAAGATATACAACTCCCTCAGATCAAAGAAAATTACAATGAAAAATACTACAACCTATATAATAGTGTATTTCCACTAGAAACTGTTATCTATACTAGAAAAAAACTTGATAATAACGATTTGAAGCTCGTATATCAAGATAATGAGGTGGATCTAACTCACAATAGGAACTATCTAACTACATTGGATAATCAAACTTCCTATCTTCTTCTGGAACTAAGAAAAAACTATAATTATGAATTTAAAGTTACAATAAAAGATGTCATATTAAAAGAGGAAAACTACAATATACATCTAGTTATTGATAGAGATTATGAGTTTAACTCATACTCAATTAAGCAAAATGAGCTATTTAGAGATATTAAAAATTTTCTAATAGGGGAATTCAATTACAATAGTATACAGAAAAAGACTCTAGCCTCTATATTTAAAGAGAAAAAAAATAGTGTATTAGTGGCTTCTAAAGGAAGGGGGATCGATACTATACTTGAAACTATCTCACTTTACTATAAAAGCTTAGAAGAGAGAGTCCTATATATCACTGATTCAACCCCTAATAAGAGATTACTCAACACTCTAGAGGTATCTGATGAGTTCACAGAGGGATATAGTTTCTATATAGTTGATAAAGAGATTGATTACTCTCTTTTAGATAACAAAAGAGCCTTAATCATATCAAATAAAAAATTGGAACTATCTAATTTTAATGATATTATTGATGAGTATGATATTTCTAACAATATTGAAATCATTGATAATTTTTCAATAGAGCAAGAGGGTGTATTTAGTAATATACTTCCAATTAGAGAGAGAAAATTACTACTAGAGAGAATAAAAATAGGAGAAAAGGTTAAGTGTACCAAAGATATATTAGCCTATATTTAAAAAAATGTTTGACATATAAGTATAAAAGTGATATCATAATTGTAAGCATTACAAATTTAGAAAAAATTAGTAATTTGAGGAGGTTAACTATGGAATTTAAAGGAAGTAAAACTGAAAAAAACTTAATGACTGCATTTGCTGGGGAATCTGAAGCAAGAAATAAATATACTTATTATGCTTCTAAAGCTAAAAAAGATGGATATGAGCAAATTTCTAAGATATTTGAAGAGACTGCAAACAACGAAAAAGAGCATGCTAAATTATGGTTCAAACTATTAAAAGGTGGAGAAGTTCCTTCTACAATAGATAATCTTTTAGATGCTGCTGAAGGTGAAAATTACGAGTGGACAGATATGTATGCAACTTTTGCTAAAGAAGCTAGAGAAGAGGGATTTGACGATATAGCTAGAGCTTTTGAAGGTGTTGCAAAGATAGAAAAAAGACACGAAGATAGATATAGAAAGTTATTACAAAATATAAAAGAAAATATGGTATTTGAAAGAGATGAAGAGGTAGCTTGGGAGTGCATGAACTGTGGACATATTCACTATGGTAAAAAAGCTCCAAACCTATGCCCAGTATGTAAACACCCTGGAGCATACTTCATGATCGAACCTAAAAACTTCTAATTAGATTGTTATAAACCTGTGAACATATGTTTGCAGGTTTTTTTTATTTAAATAATATTACAAATAAAATCTCTATAAATATAAAAAAAGTACCTGCTATTACACAGGTACTAAAAATTCTATTTAATTTTTTACACACACTCAACAAGACTAGAATGATACGTTAAATCCAGTTGCTGCGAATGGTTGCCATCTCCAGTTAGATGCAGAAGACTCTTCTGTTCTTGTCCAGTTTCTATACTCAGCACCTGCTAAAGCAAATAATTGTACATTAGGAGTTGCTTGATAGAATAATCTTAATTGCGGATCAGCTTTTAATTCATACTCTACTGAATTTGTTCCTGTCTCATGTTTATCTTTCCAACTTAATGAGTCATATCCAGCCTCTACGAAGAAATCTACTGTAACTTTCTCATTAGTATATAATACTGTATTTTGAGTAATATAGAAGTTTACTCCTAAAGTAGTATTTTTATCACTTGGTCTATGCCCATCTATAACTTCCGAATATACATCATTTCCATAGTGGTGGTATCCTAGAGTATCTACCTCTAATTGAGTTGCAAATCCAAATGGTAACTCATGAACCATGTTGAAATATAATCCAACTTCGTTATCATAATCTGAACTATTCTCATCAGCCCAAGTATATTTATAATATGGTGCTAATGTAAAATCAGTAGTTTTTACATAGTCATTATTGAACATATAATCAGCAAAGTTAAATCTTGCTTGATAACTTAATTTTTGATCTCCTTCTTTTACATACTCAACTCTTGAAGTAAAGTTAACTTTTGAATCTCCTAATAATCCATGATTATAGTAGTATTGTACTCTTGTCTGATCAGTTTTTGAGTAGTTTCTTTCTGACTCTTGAGCTAATCCATTATAAGTTCTTGATCTTAAGTTTAAAGTTTGATTCTCAGTCATGTTAATGTTAGTTTCTAATTGAAGTCTAGAATATCTATTGTTTTTATTCCAATTGTTTTCGTTATCTAAAACATTTCTTTCTTGTCCTTCAGTTTTATCATAGTATCTGTATTCTACTCCTACAGTACCATTTGGTCTGAAT
Encoded proteins:
- the rbr gene encoding rubrerythrin is translated as MEFKGSKTEKNLMTAFAGESEARNKYTYYASKAKKDGYEQISKIFEETANNEKEHAKLWFKLLKGGEVPSTIDNLLDAAEGENYEWTDMYATFAKEAREEGFDDIARAFEGVAKIEKRHEDRYRKLLQNIKENMVFERDEEVAWECMNCGHIHYGKKAPNLCPVCKHPGAYFMIEPKNF
- the recJ gene encoding single-stranded-DNA-specific exonuclease RecJ produces the protein MRNTRWIYRDMESNSNSKLNIDRDILNLLNSRNITKDEEIYSFINPSLDNIQSPSLLKDVDKAVERIIQAKESGEEIWIYGDYDVDGITSTSLCYLALSELDFIPKYYIPLRDEGYGLNKDAIRYIASQGGKIIITVDCGISSHSEIELANSLGIDVIITDHHEINNGNPPAFAVINPKRIDNEFSFKSLAGVGTAFMLMLALFEKLGKREEIFKYLDIVAIGTVADIVPLMEENRVFTKFGMEKLKRSHSLGISMLIKKIFEDYKTRKFTTYDIGFIIAPIFNAAGRLEDAKRAVELFIEKDHRVCSKIIDELLTKNSERKEIQELILEKATHKIESKKLFENSVLVVAEEGFHHGVIGIVASKILDRYYKPTIIMEIKKDEGIATASCRSIEGFNIIEALNSMKELFVKYGGHAGAAGFSIEIDKIEEFSKRINEYAKNTISETSLIKPVKIDISIPAYKISYDFLEKISTLEPFGFGNPSPLFVLRDCEISGIRAIGKEKNHIMLNVKKDNMEIKNCVWFNSEDIFNEIVTLTKVDIAFKLKLEVYKDRYQYKMYIEDIQLPQIKENYNEKYYNLYNSVFPLETVIYTRKKLDNNDLKLVYQDNEVDLTHNRNYLTTLDNQTSYLLLELRKNYNYEFKVTIKDVILKEENYNIHLVIDRDYEFNSYSIKQNELFRDIKNFLIGEFNYNSIQKKTLASIFKEKKNSVLVASKGRGIDTILETISLYYKSLEERVLYITDSTPNKRLLNTLEVSDEFTEGYSFYIVDKEIDYSLLDNKRALIISNKKLELSNFNDIIDEYDISNNIEIIDNFSIEQEGVFSNILPIRERKLLLERIKIGEKVKCTKDILAYI